Proteins from one Hydrogenivirga caldilitoris genomic window:
- a CDS encoding ATP synthase F0 subunit B, with protein sequence MDIGVIPNVTLLIQAVLFLAFVLIVNFIYVKPYSKVIEEREGLIRKNLEAASRVREEAKGYLNEAREILEKARSEASSILEEARREANRIKADILDKAEKEAQEEISAKVAEIRKSLEEEKKKLEEAVRDIANSIVKRILGEAA encoded by the coding sequence ATGGATATAGGAGTTATCCCGAACGTAACCCTCTTGATACAGGCGGTATTATTCTTGGCTTTTGTCTTAATTGTTAACTTTATTTATGTGAAGCCCTACTCAAAGGTGATTGAGGAAAGGGAAGGACTTATAAGGAAGAACTTAGAAGCAGCCTCAAGAGTCCGTGAAGAGGCGAAGGGTTATCTGAACGAAGCCAGAGAAATCCTGGAGAAAGCCCGCTCTGAGGCAAGCTCTATACTTGAGGAGGCAAGGAGAGAGGCTAACAGGATAAAGGCTGATATCCTTGACAAGGCTGAGAAAGAGGCTCAGGAGGAGATATCTGCTAAGGTTGCCGAGATAAGGAAGTCTCTTGAGGAAGAGAAGAAGAAGCTGGAAGAAGCCGTTAGGGATATAGCAAACAGTATAGTCAAGAGGATACTTGGAGAAGCGGCATGA
- a CDS encoding CopD family protein: MYKSMLFLHIFFAMVWIGGMVFNLLFLQPASKEIKPEETRLSFAHRVLGRFFSAVWLSIAILFLTGMWMWHSVRPDFNTNALFHTKLFLFGIMVLNFIYIYFYLFRKRLFKHIPNFVWINLILGILVTLIITYIR; the protein is encoded by the coding sequence ATGTATAAGTCTATGCTTTTCCTACATATATTCTTTGCAATGGTATGGATAGGCGGGATGGTTTTCAATCTACTTTTCCTTCAACCAGCCTCAAAAGAAATTAAGCCCGAGGAAACCCGACTGAGTTTTGCACATAGAGTCCTGGGACGTTTCTTCTCCGCTGTATGGCTTTCCATAGCCATTCTTTTCCTGACCGGTATGTGGATGTGGCACTCGGTAAGACCTGATTTTAACACTAACGCCCTCTTCCACACAAAGCTTTTCCTGTTCGGGATAATGGTGCTTAACTTCATTTACATATACTTCTACCTCTTCAGAAAGAGGTTGTTTAAACACATACCGAACTTCGTCTGGATAAATCTGATACTTGGGATACTTGTAACCCTGATAATCACCTATATAAGGTAG